In Neisseria dentiae, one DNA window encodes the following:
- a CDS encoding IS1595 family transposase encodes MPIKNKYQKFSKITESKFRQILRLFALDLTASDTARLTGISTRSVNNLFLKLRCRMAAECERQTPFAGVVELDESYFGAKRIRGKRGRGAGGKTIVFGILKRDDKVYTEIVPDTSKATLQQVIRGRVAVESVINTDGWRGYHGLVDMGYEKHFRVHHGADEFARGAQHINGIESFWGYAKNRLVKFNGVSKQTFYLHLKETEFHFNHRHDDLYKVLLKILRNRPLGLSP; translated from the coding sequence ATGCCTATTAAAAACAAGTACCAAAAGTTCAGTAAAATTACCGAATCAAAATTCCGTCAAATCCTGCGTCTTTTCGCACTTGATTTGACCGCTTCCGATACCGCCAGACTCACCGGCATCAGTACCCGAAGTGTTAATAATCTGTTTCTCAAACTGCGTTGCCGTATGGCTGCTGAATGTGAACGGCAAACTCCCTTTGCCGGTGTGGTCGAACTGGACGAATCCTACTTTGGCGCCAAACGCATCCGAGGTAAACGCGGGCGGGGAGCGGGAGGCAAAACCATTGTTTTCGGCATCTTAAAACGGGACGACAAAGTCTATACCGAAATCGTGCCGGATACCTCGAAAGCTACACTGCAACAGGTTATTCGAGGGCGGGTTGCTGTTGAAAGTGTCATCAATACCGACGGCTGGCGCGGCTATCACGGTTTGGTCGATATGGGCTATGAAAAGCACTTCCGGGTACATCATGGTGCAGACGAGTTCGCCCGGGGTGCACAACACATTAACGGCATCGAGTCGTTTTGGGGTTATGCCAAAAACCGCTTGGTTAAATTTAACGGTGTATCGAAACAGACTTTCTATTTACACTTAAAGGAAACCGAATTTCACTTCAATCACAGGCATGATGATCTGTATAAAGTCTTGCTTAAAATATTGCGAAATCGACCCTTGGGCTTAAGCCCCTAA
- a CDS encoding Mth938-like domain-containing protein: protein MLIEETRPEGQAAVTAYAPGRIEIDGQVYTQAVVLAGGHIGSPAKAEPAGLSAEDFFQTASEHGGLPEVVLVGTGEKQVFLHPKTAARLAAEGVGLECMSTASACRTFMILQSEGRKVWAWLWP from the coding sequence ATGCTGATTGAAGAAACACGCCCCGAAGGGCAGGCTGCGGTTACGGCTTATGCGCCGGGCAGAATCGAAATCGACGGACAGGTTTATACGCAGGCCGTCGTGCTCGCCGGCGGGCACATCGGCAGCCCCGCCAAAGCCGAACCCGCCGGCCTTTCGGCGGAAGATTTTTTTCAGACGGCCTCCGAACACGGCGGCCTGCCCGAAGTAGTGTTGGTGGGCACGGGCGAAAAACAGGTGTTTCTGCACCCGAAAACCGCCGCCCGATTGGCCGCCGAAGGCGTGGGTTTGGAATGTATGTCCACCGCCTCCGCCTGCCGCACGTTTATGATCCTGCAAAGCGAAGGCCGCAAAGTGTGGGCTTGGCTGTGGCCGTAA
- a CDS encoding homoserine dehydrogenase — protein sequence MKPVNIGILGLGTVGSGTARVLQDNAAEISRRLGREVNISAVCDSSEEKARTVCPAAAFVKDPFELVQRTDVDVVVELFGGTGAAKDAVLKAIENGKHIVTANKKLLAEYGNEIFSLAEQKNVMVQFEAAVAGGIPIIKALREGLAANHIQSIAGIINGTSNFILTEMREKGSAFAEVLKKAQELGYAEADPTFDIEGHDAGHKITIMSALAFGTPVNFNACYLEGISKLDSRDIKYAEELGYRVKLLGITRKTDKGVELRVHPTLIPECRLLANVNGVMNAVRVDADMVGETLYYGAGAGALPTASAVVADIIDICRLITADPGNRVPHLAFQPSQVKAQPMLPMDEITSSYYLRVQAKDQPGVLGQIANLLAKENVSIEALIQKGVLDGSLAEIVILTHSTVEKNIKTAIAAIEALDVVYAPVVMIRMESLHGRNG from the coding sequence ATGAAGCCAGTGAATATCGGGATTCTGGGTTTGGGCACCGTGGGCAGCGGCACCGCCCGCGTGTTGCAGGATAACGCCGCAGAAATCAGCCGCCGCCTGGGGCGCGAAGTCAATATTTCGGCCGTGTGCGATTCGAGCGAAGAAAAAGCCCGCACCGTCTGCCCCGCAGCCGCTTTTGTGAAAGACCCGTTCGAGCTGGTGCAGCGCACCGACGTCGATGTGGTGGTGGAGCTGTTCGGCGGCACCGGCGCGGCCAAAGACGCGGTGCTCAAAGCCATCGAAAACGGCAAGCACATCGTTACCGCCAATAAAAAACTTTTGGCCGAATACGGCAACGAAATCTTTTCGCTGGCCGAGCAGAAAAACGTGATGGTGCAGTTTGAAGCGGCCGTTGCGGGCGGTATTCCGATTATCAAAGCCTTGCGCGAAGGCTTGGCGGCCAACCATATCCAATCGATTGCGGGCATCATCAACGGCACCAGCAATTTCATCCTCACCGAAATGCGCGAAAAAGGCAGCGCGTTTGCCGAAGTGCTGAAAAAAGCGCAGGAATTGGGCTACGCCGAAGCCGACCCGACTTTCGATATCGAAGGCCACGATGCCGGCCACAAAATCACCATTATGAGCGCGCTGGCGTTCGGCACGCCCGTCAACTTCAACGCCTGCTATCTCGAAGGCATCAGCAAGCTCGACAGCCGCGACATCAAATACGCCGAAGAGCTGGGCTACCGCGTGAAACTTTTGGGCATCACCCGCAAAACCGACAAAGGCGTGGAATTGCGCGTGCATCCCACCCTGATTCCCGAATGCCGCCTGCTGGCCAATGTAAACGGCGTGATGAACGCCGTGCGCGTTGATGCCGATATGGTGGGCGAAACCCTGTATTACGGTGCGGGCGCAGGCGCGCTGCCGACCGCCAGCGCGGTGGTGGCCGACATTATCGATATCTGCCGCCTGATTACCGCCGACCCCGGCAACCGCGTGCCGCATCTGGCTTTCCAGCCCAGCCAGGTCAAAGCGCAACCCATGCTGCCGATGGACGAAATCACCAGCAGCTATTATCTGCGCGTGCAGGCCAAAGACCAGCCGGGCGTGCTCGGCCAGATCGCCAACCTATTGGCCAAAGAAAACGTTTCCATCGAGGCGCTGATTCAAAAAGGCGTGCTCGACGGCAGCTTGGCCGAAATCGTGATTCTGACCCACAGCACGGTTGAGAAAAACATCAAAACCGCCATTGCCGCCATTGAAGCGCTCGATGTGGTGTATGCGCCGGTGGTGATGATCCGCATGGAGAGCCTGCATGGCCGCAACGGATAA
- the truB gene encoding tRNA pseudouridine(55) synthase TruB — translation MHKPPKRPVNGVLLLDKPQGLSSNTALQKARRLYRAEKAGHTGVLDPLATGLLPVCFGEAAKFAQYLLDADKAYTATLKLGEATATGDAEGETVATAPANISPAAFQTACRALTGKIRQVPPMFSALKHEGKPLYEYARKGITIERKARDIEIYSINIRSFAPPAAVIDVRCSKGTYIRTLSEDIAKHTGTFAHLTALRRTETAGFTIAQSHTLEALEALSEGERDTLLLPCDALVQHLPAAVISEQAADMLQKGQRPQFDGQTAALPLRIYRENGAFIGLAEPHEGRLKAVRLMNTAQ, via the coding sequence ATGCACAAACCGCCCAAACGCCCCGTAAACGGCGTGCTGCTGCTCGACAAACCGCAAGGGCTGTCGAGCAACACCGCCCTGCAAAAAGCCCGCCGCCTCTACCGCGCCGAAAAAGCGGGGCACACCGGCGTGCTCGATCCGCTCGCCACCGGCCTCTTGCCCGTGTGTTTCGGCGAAGCCGCCAAATTCGCCCAATACCTGCTCGATGCCGACAAAGCCTACACCGCCACGCTGAAGCTAGGCGAAGCCACCGCCACGGGCGATGCCGAAGGCGAAACCGTTGCCACCGCGCCCGCAAATATCAGCCCGGCCGCTTTTCAGACGGCCTGCCGCGCGCTAACGGGCAAAATCCGCCAAGTGCCGCCGATGTTTTCGGCGCTGAAACACGAAGGCAAACCGCTCTACGAATACGCCCGCAAAGGCATCACCATCGAGCGCAAAGCGCGCGACATCGAAATCTATTCGATCAACATCCGCTCGTTCGCCCCGCCCGCCGCCGTGATTGACGTGCGTTGCAGCAAAGGCACCTACATCCGCACCCTCAGCGAAGACATCGCCAAACACACCGGCACCTTCGCCCACCTCACCGCCCTGCGCCGCACCGAAACCGCAGGCTTCACCATCGCCCAAAGCCACACCCTCGAAGCGCTCGAAGCCTTAAGCGAAGGCGAACGCGACACGCTGCTGCTGCCGTGCGACGCGCTGGTGCAACACCTGCCCGCAGCCGTTATCAGCGAACAAGCCGCCGATATGCTGCAAAAAGGCCAGCGCCCGCAGTTCGACGGCCAAACCGCCGCCCTGCCCTTGCGTATCTATCGCGAAAACGGCGCCTTCATCGGGCTGGCCGAACCGCACGAAGGCCGTCTGAAAGCGGTACGGCTGATGAATACGGCGCAATAG
- the rbfA gene encoding 30S ribosome-binding factor RbfA — MRKPQRGYARQDRVKEQIMRELAELVRKGLKDPRAGFITINDVEVTRDYSHATVYYTVLDDATREITEDALEHAKGYLRSELGKRIKLFRIPELHFKYDESLERGMSISHLIDQVAAEKPVED, encoded by the coding sequence ATGAGAAAACCCCAACGGGGCTACGCCCGCCAAGACCGCGTAAAAGAACAGATTATGCGCGAGCTGGCCGAGCTGGTGCGCAAAGGTTTGAAAGACCCGCGCGCCGGTTTCATCACCATCAACGATGTGGAAGTTACCCGCGATTACAGCCACGCCACCGTTTACTACACCGTGCTCGACGATGCCACCCGCGAAATCACCGAAGACGCGCTCGAACACGCCAAAGGCTATCTGCGCAGCGAATTGGGCAAACGCATCAAGCTGTTCCGCATACCCGAGCTGCATTTCAAATACGACGAATCGCTGGAACGCGGCATGAGCATCTCGCACCTGATCGATCAGGTTGCGGCGGAAAAACCGGTGGAAGACTGA
- a CDS encoding Gfo/Idh/MocA family oxidoreductase gives MNQPIRIGLAGFGLSAKVFHLPFWRADGRFEVVRVLQRSGNSAQEVLPEAEIVRDFSGLLADDTDLIVITTPNQTHFEFAKQAMLAGKHVVVEKPLCATAAEARELAALADKQGVVLAVYQNRRWDAAPLTAKQLLSDGLLGDIVDCEIRFERYAEGLNQKGWKETGEAGVGLVYDLGSHLADMAVDLFGLPQEIYADVRYQHEGAVSDDNFQMLFYYPDGKKVSLTAGKYMREPLPFMALHGKRGSYVKQNADNQETLLGAGAVPEGDWNREPEEQWGILHTKTAEGNVIRQRFEGARGDYGAFYRNLYDVLVNGAGLAVKPQQVAQVLDLLEKAYQSAAGKARVKV, from the coding sequence ATGAATCAACCCATCAGAATCGGCCTGGCCGGTTTCGGCCTTTCCGCCAAAGTGTTCCACCTGCCGTTTTGGCGGGCGGACGGGCGGTTTGAAGTGGTGCGCGTGTTGCAGCGTTCGGGTAACTCGGCGCAGGAAGTGCTGCCCGAAGCCGAAATCGTGCGCGATTTTAGCGGCTTATTGGCAGACGATACGGATTTAATCGTGATTACCACGCCCAACCAAACTCATTTCGAGTTTGCCAAACAAGCCATGCTGGCGGGCAAGCACGTGGTGGTGGAAAAGCCGCTGTGCGCCACCGCAGCCGAAGCGCGCGAACTGGCGGCGCTGGCCGATAAGCAGGGCGTGGTGCTGGCGGTGTATCAAAACCGCCGCTGGGACGCCGCGCCGCTAACCGCCAAGCAGCTGCTTTCAGACGGCCTGTTGGGCGATATTGTTGATTGCGAAATCCGTTTCGAGCGTTACGCCGAGGGCTTAAACCAAAAAGGCTGGAAAGAAACCGGCGAGGCGGGCGTGGGTTTGGTGTACGACTTAGGCTCGCATCTGGCCGATATGGCGGTGGATTTGTTCGGCCTGCCGCAGGAAATCTATGCCGACGTGCGCTACCAGCACGAAGGCGCGGTGAGCGACGATAATTTTCAAATGCTGTTTTATTACCCCGACGGTAAAAAAGTTTCGCTGACGGCGGGCAAATATATGCGCGAACCGCTGCCGTTTATGGCGTTGCACGGCAAGCGCGGCTCTTATGTGAAACAGAACGCCGACAATCAGGAAACCCTGCTGGGCGCGGGCGCGGTGCCCGAGGGTGATTGGAACCGAGAACCCGAAGAGCAATGGGGCATTCTGCACACGAAAACCGCCGAAGGAAACGTGATCCGCCAACGCTTTGAAGGTGCACGCGGCGACTACGGCGCGTTTTACCGCAACCTTTACGATGTGCTGGTTAACGGCGCCGGATTGGCGGTGAAACCGCAGCAGGTGGCGCAGGTTTTGGATTTGCTGGAAAAGGCTTATCAGAGTGCGGCAGGCAAGGCGCGGGTGAAGGTTTGA
- a CDS encoding acetoin reductase: MAQKTAVITGSADGLGKGIAERLAQDGFNIVLSDINAEKLAQTEQEFKSRNQPVTAFHGNVAKREDQFALVQHAVAAFSSIDVFINNAGIEEVMPLENVTEADFDRVFDINVKGVLYGIQAAAEQMKKQGGDKVYKIINACSIAGHESFDLLGVYCASKFSVRALTIAAAKELAKYKITVNGYCPGVAGTKMWERIDAEMGKHLGLKPGEAFAKFSAGILMGRTQVPQDVAALVHYLASPDSDYMTGQSVIIDGGMVYR; this comes from the coding sequence ATGGCACAAAAAACCGCCGTTATCACAGGCTCGGCCGACGGCCTCGGCAAAGGCATTGCCGAACGCCTCGCCCAAGACGGTTTCAACATCGTTTTGTCCGACATCAACGCCGAAAAACTCGCCCAAACCGAGCAGGAATTCAAAAGCCGCAACCAGCCCGTTACCGCTTTTCATGGCAATGTGGCCAAGCGCGAAGACCAGTTTGCCCTCGTGCAGCACGCCGTTGCCGCTTTCAGCAGCATTGATGTGTTTATCAACAACGCCGGCATCGAAGAAGTGATGCCGCTCGAAAACGTAACCGAAGCCGATTTCGACCGCGTGTTCGACATCAACGTCAAAGGCGTGCTCTACGGCATTCAGGCCGCCGCCGAGCAGATGAAGAAACAGGGCGGCGACAAGGTTTACAAAATCATCAACGCGTGCAGCATCGCCGGCCACGAATCGTTCGACCTTTTAGGCGTTTACTGCGCCAGCAAATTTTCCGTGCGCGCACTCACCATCGCCGCCGCCAAAGAGCTGGCCAAATACAAAATCACCGTCAACGGCTACTGCCCCGGCGTGGCCGGCACCAAAATGTGGGAGCGCATCGACGCCGAAATGGGCAAACACCTCGGTCTGAAACCCGGCGAAGCCTTCGCCAAATTCTCGGCAGGCATTCTGATGGGCCGCACCCAAGTGCCGCAAGACGTGGCCGCGCTGGTGCATTATCTGGCATCGCCCGATTCCGACTACATGACCGGCCAATCGGTGATTATCGACGGCGGCATGGTTTACCGTTAA